Proteins from a genomic interval of Stenotrophomonas maltophilia R551-3:
- the msuE gene encoding FMN reductase, producing the protein MSSALKLVALVGSPTSSATSRTLLLARHLLDSLQQRVHASVELVELAPIARSLGQSLSRGEAELTVERALQTIEAAELLVVAAPVYRGSYPGLFKHLVDFIELEALVDTPVLLAATGGSERHALVIDHQLRPLFSFLQAHTLPIGVYATPADFEGEHISSAALQARIELATERAAGHLATQALAVAAPLRRIA; encoded by the coding sequence ATGTCTTCTGCATTGAAGTTGGTTGCATTGGTGGGGTCGCCGACCAGCTCGGCGACGTCGCGCACGTTGCTGCTGGCGCGGCATCTGCTGGACTCGCTGCAGCAGCGGGTGCACGCCAGCGTTGAACTGGTGGAGCTGGCGCCGATCGCGCGTTCGCTGGGCCAGTCGCTGTCGCGTGGCGAGGCGGAGCTGACGGTGGAACGGGCACTGCAGACCATCGAAGCGGCGGAGCTGCTGGTGGTGGCCGCGCCGGTGTATCGCGGCTCGTATCCCGGGTTGTTCAAGCACCTGGTCGACTTCATCGAGCTGGAAGCGCTGGTGGATACGCCGGTATTGCTGGCGGCAACCGGAGGCAGCGAGCGCCATGCGCTGGTGATCGACCACCAGTTGCGACCGTTGTTCAGTTTCCTGCAGGCGCACACGCTGCCGATCGGGGTGTATGCCACACCGGCCGACTTCGAGGGCGAGCACATCAGCAGTGCGGCCTTGCAGGCACGCATCGAACTGGCGACCGAGCGTGCAGCGGGGCATCTGGCCACGCAGGCACTGGCGGTAGCGGCGCCGCTGCGACGTATTGCCTGA
- a CDS encoding DUF3088 family protein — protein MRTTPVTFDAASKPILFLLDREFEDGQIPGQRFFCRHSLLLEGALSSIDGLDAQLDVRRIGFARPRREVIAEIGEQDQSLPKLVLPQGVRSELASGAHQDRQYISGAEPILAALNGLLGIPVAHP, from the coding sequence ATGAGGACGACCCCTGTGACTTTCGACGCAGCAAGCAAACCCATCCTGTTCCTGCTCGACCGTGAGTTCGAGGACGGCCAGATTCCCGGCCAGCGCTTTTTCTGCCGGCACAGCCTGTTGCTGGAGGGCGCGCTATCGAGCATCGATGGCCTGGACGCGCAGCTGGACGTGCGTCGCATCGGCTTCGCGCGGCCGCGCCGCGAGGTGATTGCCGAGATCGGCGAGCAGGACCAGTCGCTGCCGAAGCTGGTGCTGCCGCAGGGCGTGCGCAGCGAGCTTGCCAGTGGCGCGCACCAGGACCGCCAGTACATCTCCGGTGCCGAGCCGATCCTGGCCGCGCTGAACGGGTTGCTCGGCATTCCCGTGGCCCACCCCTGA
- a CDS encoding MsnO8 family LLM class oxidoreductase produces the protein MSYQISVLDKSPVAEGASPEQALRNSLQLAQRAEQLGYHRYWFAEHHAAPTLASPAPEVLAAWVLAQTRRIRIGSGGVMLRHYAPYKVAENFNLLSALAPGRVDLGVGKAPGGLPASTAALAAGRPAFADFDQQLRDLEGYLSGADTEAQARPVPQQAPERFLLGASPQSAQQAAELGWRFVYAAHFDGDPKHIEAAFDAYRNVSKQPPLLATVAFAAPTAEAAARHIGALRVYKLHLGPGQTVNLPSPEAAAEYARQVGVADFRIEETRPSVLSGDAQHVRDELDALHRRFGVGEFVLDAPVADLDARLTSLELLSPAPRAAVA, from the coding sequence ATGAGCTATCAGATCAGTGTGCTGGACAAGAGTCCGGTGGCCGAAGGTGCCTCGCCGGAGCAGGCGCTGCGCAACAGCCTGCAGCTGGCGCAGCGCGCCGAACAGCTGGGCTACCACCGCTACTGGTTTGCCGAGCACCACGCTGCACCGACGCTGGCCAGCCCCGCACCGGAAGTGCTGGCTGCGTGGGTGCTGGCGCAGACCCGGCGCATCCGCATCGGCAGTGGTGGGGTGATGCTGCGCCACTACGCGCCCTACAAAGTGGCGGAGAACTTCAACCTGCTGTCGGCGCTGGCGCCGGGGCGTGTCGATCTGGGCGTGGGCAAGGCCCCCGGTGGCCTGCCGGCCTCGACTGCCGCGCTGGCAGCCGGGCGTCCGGCGTTCGCCGACTTCGACCAGCAACTGCGTGACCTGGAAGGCTATCTGTCCGGGGCCGACACCGAGGCACAGGCTCGGCCGGTTCCGCAGCAGGCACCGGAGCGCTTCCTGCTCGGGGCCAGCCCGCAGAGCGCGCAGCAGGCGGCCGAGCTGGGCTGGCGCTTCGTCTACGCCGCGCACTTCGATGGTGACCCGAAGCATATCGAGGCCGCGTTCGATGCCTACCGCAACGTTTCAAAGCAGCCGCCGCTGCTGGCCACGGTGGCCTTCGCCGCACCAACTGCCGAAGCCGCAGCGCGTCATATCGGCGCGCTGCGCGTCTACAAGCTGCACCTCGGCCCCGGCCAGACGGTGAATCTGCCCAGTCCCGAGGCGGCTGCCGAGTACGCGCGGCAGGTGGGCGTGGCTGACTTCCGCATCGAGGAGACACGCCCGAGCGTGTTGTCCGGTGATGCGCAGCACGTGCGTGACGAACTGGATGCGCTGCACCGGCGCTTCGGCGTGGGCGAGTTCGTTCTCGATGCGCCGGTGGCCGACCTCGACGCGCGTCTTACATCCCTTGAACTGCTGTCGCCCGCGCCGCGCGCGGCGGTGGCCTGA
- a CDS encoding LLM class flavin-dependent oxidoreductase, with translation MSTTPRHIPFGIMLQGPGSHMHAWKHPSNPADASVNLQFYIDIARTAEDNGIAFGFVADGLYINEKSIPHFLNRFEPISLLSALATATKKIGLAGTLSTSYSDPFTVARQFASLDLLSGGRAGWNVVTSPLEGSGRNYGRPHPEHALRYQIADEYLDVVQGLWDSWDDDAFVRERDSGTFFAPEKFRRLDHKGRFFQVEGPLNIQRSPQGQPVIFQAGSSDDGIALAGKYADAVFTHSPSLEETRAFTQKVKNSAIAHGRSGNDVKIFPGIGPIVGRTAEEAEAKYQAIAALATLEDALAYLGRFFDHHDFSQYDPDAPFPELGDIGSNSFRSTTDRIKQDAREKGLSLRQVALEAVSPRPNFIGTPEHVADELIRWFDAGASDGFILGFAAQREGLDDFVTQVLPILQARGYHQRELEGQTLREHLGLPYKASRHATDAEPARKAG, from the coding sequence ATGAGCACGACCCCGCGCCACATTCCGTTCGGCATCATGCTGCAGGGTCCTGGCAGCCACATGCATGCCTGGAAGCATCCCTCCAATCCGGCCGATGCCAGCGTCAACCTGCAGTTCTACATCGACATCGCGCGTACCGCCGAGGACAACGGCATCGCCTTCGGCTTCGTGGCCGACGGCCTGTACATCAACGAGAAGTCGATTCCGCATTTCCTCAACCGCTTCGAGCCGATCTCGCTGCTATCGGCACTGGCCACGGCGACAAAGAAGATCGGCTTGGCCGGCACGCTGTCGACCTCCTACAGCGATCCGTTCACCGTGGCCCGCCAATTCGCCTCGCTGGATCTGCTTAGCGGCGGGCGTGCCGGTTGGAACGTAGTGACCTCGCCACTGGAGGGCTCGGGCCGCAACTACGGCCGCCCGCACCCGGAGCACGCGCTGCGTTACCAGATCGCCGACGAGTACCTGGACGTAGTGCAAGGGCTGTGGGATTCCTGGGATGACGATGCCTTCGTGCGTGAGCGCGACAGCGGCACGTTCTTCGCGCCGGAAAAGTTCCGCCGCCTCGACCACAAGGGCCGCTTCTTCCAGGTGGAAGGGCCGCTCAACATCCAGCGATCCCCACAAGGCCAGCCGGTGATCTTCCAGGCCGGGTCGTCCGACGATGGCATCGCGCTGGCCGGAAAGTACGCCGATGCGGTGTTCACCCATTCGCCATCGCTGGAGGAGACCCGCGCGTTCACCCAGAAGGTGAAGAACTCGGCGATCGCCCACGGCCGCAGCGGCAATGACGTGAAGATCTTCCCGGGTATCGGCCCCATCGTCGGCCGCACTGCCGAGGAGGCTGAAGCCAAGTACCAGGCCATCGCCGCACTGGCCACGCTGGAGGATGCGCTGGCGTACCTGGGGCGCTTCTTCGACCACCATGATTTCAGCCAGTACGATCCGGACGCGCCGTTCCCGGAGCTGGGTGACATCGGCAGCAATTCGTTCCGTTCCACCACCGACCGCATCAAGCAGGATGCACGTGAGAAGGGCCTGAGCCTGCGCCAGGTGGCACTGGAAGCGGTGAGCCCGCGACCGAATTTCATCGGCACGCCGGAGCATGTGGCCGACGAGTTGATCCGCTGGTTCGATGCCGGTGCCAGCGACGGTTTCATCCTCGGTTTCGCGGCACAGCGCGAAGGCCTGGACGATTTCGTGACCCAGGTGCTGCCGATCCTGCAGGCGCGCGGCTACCACCAGCGCGAGCTGGAAGGGCAGACCCTGCGCGAGCATCTGGGCCTGCCGTACAAGGCCAGCCGCCATGCGACCGATGCCGAGCCGGCGCGGAAGGCAGGGTAA
- a CDS encoding M20 aminoacylase family protein yields the protein MSGENAVAPGHARRNSQTTGVLPEIAARAEAAIAIRHDLHRHPELAFGEHRTSARVAELLQQWGYEVTTGLGGTGVVGTLQRGQGSRRLGLRADIDALPIHEDSGLAYASQNEGLMHACGHDGHTAILLSAAHYLAHHGRIDGTLQLVFQPAEETGSGASKMIADGLFERFPVDAIYGLHNWPGVPVGHFGFVDGPAMASVDWARLKVIGKGGHGAEPQGSVDPILVAAHIVTALQSVVSRNVDPRQMGVVTVGSIHGGQAANVIPDVVELKLTVRAYLPEVRDTLRRRVTEIAEQTAAAFGARAEIEFPRGFPSVINHPQQTAYIREVAVQGFGSEHVVPEFAPRTASEDFAFLLQARPGSFVFVGNGDSAPLHSPRYVFNDAAIAPAASLWARLAEDYLVKDVA from the coding sequence ATGAGCGGAGAAAACGCGGTAGCGCCGGGCCATGCCCGGCGGAATTCCCAAACGACGGGCGTATTGCCGGAGATCGCGGCGCGCGCCGAGGCCGCCATCGCGATTCGCCATGACCTGCACCGCCACCCGGAGCTGGCCTTCGGGGAACACCGCACCAGCGCTCGCGTGGCCGAGCTGCTGCAGCAGTGGGGCTATGAGGTGACCACCGGCCTCGGCGGTACCGGCGTGGTCGGTACGCTGCAGCGCGGGCAGGGGAGCCGTCGCCTTGGGCTGCGTGCCGACATCGATGCACTGCCGATCCATGAGGACTCCGGCCTGGCCTACGCCAGCCAGAACGAGGGGCTGATGCATGCCTGCGGCCACGACGGGCATACCGCAATCCTGCTGTCCGCCGCGCACTACCTGGCCCACCACGGCCGCATCGACGGCACCCTGCAGCTGGTGTTCCAGCCGGCCGAGGAAACCGGTTCGGGCGCTTCGAAGATGATCGCCGATGGCCTGTTCGAGCGCTTCCCGGTGGATGCGATCTATGGCCTGCACAACTGGCCGGGCGTGCCGGTGGGGCACTTCGGCTTTGTCGATGGCCCGGCAATGGCGTCGGTGGACTGGGCGCGGTTGAAGGTGATCGGCAAGGGCGGCCACGGCGCCGAGCCACAGGGAAGCGTCGACCCGATTCTGGTGGCAGCGCACATCGTCACCGCGCTGCAGAGCGTGGTGTCGCGTAATGTCGATCCGCGGCAGATGGGCGTGGTCACCGTCGGTTCGATTCATGGCGGGCAGGCCGCCAATGTGATTCCAGACGTGGTCGAGCTGAAGCTGACCGTGCGCGCCTATCTGCCGGAGGTGCGCGACACGCTGCGGCGTCGGGTCACCGAGATTGCCGAGCAGACCGCCGCCGCGTTCGGCGCGCGCGCCGAGATCGAGTTCCCGCGCGGCTTCCCCAGTGTGATCAACCACCCTCAGCAGACCGCCTACATCCGTGAGGTGGCCGTGCAGGGCTTCGGCAGCGAACACGTGGTGCCCGAATTCGCGCCGCGCACTGCCAGTGAGGATTTCGCCTTCCTGCTGCAGGCGCGGCCCGGCAGCTTCGTGTTCGTCGGCAACGGCGACAGCGCACCGCTGCACAGCCCGCGCTATGTATTCAACGACGCCGCCATCGCACCCGCCGCCAGCCTGTGGGCGCGGCTGGCCGAAGACTATCTGGTGAAGGACGTGGCATGA
- a CDS encoding GNAT family N-acetyltransferase, producing the protein MSSNERFLYTSVDDPLARPLFDGLEQEYDSRYADVRRRIGGSAREELQRYPAQAFAAPVGAFVLLLRDGVAISGGAFMPHRDADTAEFKRIWTLPGLRRQGIARRVLQELEDQAARQGYRRVFLTTGFRQPEAVGLYLSHGYTALFDLEADPESIAHLPFEKLLGVSAPAAVPSQTVLHGAHA; encoded by the coding sequence ATGAGCAGCAACGAACGCTTCCTCTACACCTCGGTGGACGATCCACTGGCCCGTCCACTGTTCGATGGACTGGAACAGGAGTACGACAGCCGCTACGCCGATGTGCGCCGACGCATCGGCGGCAGCGCCCGCGAGGAGCTGCAGCGCTACCCGGCGCAGGCCTTTGCTGCGCCGGTAGGGGCGTTCGTATTGCTGCTGCGCGACGGTGTGGCGATCTCCGGCGGTGCCTTCATGCCGCACCGGGATGCGGACACCGCCGAGTTCAAGCGCATCTGGACATTGCCAGGGCTGCGCCGCCAGGGCATCGCGCGGCGCGTGCTGCAGGAGCTGGAAGACCAGGCAGCGCGGCAAGGATACCGGCGGGTGTTCCTGACCACCGGCTTCCGCCAGCCTGAAGCCGTCGGCCTGTACCTCAGCCACGGCTACACCGCGCTGTTCGATCTGGAGGCCGATCCGGAATCCATCGCCCACTTGCCGTTCGAGAAGCTCCTGGGCGTATCGGCGCCAGCCGCCGTGCCATCACAGACCGTGCTGCACGGAGCCCACGCATGA
- a CDS encoding amino acid ABC transporter permease/ATP-binding protein: MSTPSTALDGIATRPAPTPALKIVPARHPLQVVGTLLALALILIGLQSVLGNPRWGWGTFAEWFFARPVLEGLGRTLLLTALGTGLGFALGTLLALARVSGSPLLSAVSWGYVWLFRSIPLLVLLLLLNNLGYLYSTIELGIPFTGISLFSYPTTQLIGVFTAAVLGLTLNQAAFSAEVIRGGILSVDHGQYEAAAALGLPRGRQVRRIILPQAMRSILPAAFNDVIGLAKSTSVVYVLALPELFYTVQVIYRRNLEVVPLLMVATVWYLVILTVLSLLQRRVEQRFARGQLQRERSVSRVSSPTRATGEAAPRVVNRPRIAAQVEAGEGASVSLHGVGKVFGDQPVLEDVNLDLRAGSVTVLIGPSGAGKSTLLRLINHLERAVSGYVTVGGQLIGYRRDGDTLYELPEREIRRRRAEVGMVFQGFNLFPHLTALENIIEAPIAVRGVSRAQAEQQARTLLERVGLADKADAFPRQLSGGQQQRIAIARALALQPKVLLFDEPTSALDPELVAEVLSVIEELASSGTTLVIVTHELSFARRVADHVVMMDQGRVIEQGTPEALFERPRQQRTADFLAKTL; encoded by the coding sequence ATGAGCACGCCTTCGACCGCGCTGGATGGAATTGCCACACGCCCGGCGCCAACCCCGGCGTTGAAGATCGTGCCGGCCCGGCATCCACTACAGGTGGTCGGAACCCTTCTGGCGTTGGCGCTGATCCTGATCGGGCTGCAATCAGTGTTGGGCAATCCGCGTTGGGGCTGGGGCACCTTTGCGGAGTGGTTCTTCGCACGCCCGGTGCTGGAAGGCCTGGGTCGCACGCTGCTGCTGACCGCGCTCGGCACCGGCCTCGGCTTCGCGCTGGGCACGCTGCTTGCGCTGGCCCGCGTCTCTGGTTCACCGCTGCTGTCGGCAGTGTCGTGGGGCTATGTGTGGCTGTTCCGCTCGATCCCGCTGCTGGTGCTGTTGCTGCTGCTGAACAACCTGGGCTATCTGTACAGCACCATCGAACTGGGGATTCCGTTCACCGGCATCAGCCTGTTCTCGTACCCGACCACACAGTTGATCGGTGTGTTCACTGCCGCGGTGCTGGGCCTGACCCTGAACCAGGCCGCGTTCTCGGCCGAGGTGATCCGTGGCGGCATTCTTTCGGTCGACCACGGCCAGTACGAGGCCGCGGCCGCGCTGGGCCTGCCACGTGGCCGCCAGGTGCGCCGCATCATCCTGCCGCAGGCGATGCGCTCGATCCTGCCGGCAGCGTTCAACGATGTGATCGGCCTGGCCAAGAGCACGTCGGTGGTCTACGTGCTGGCGCTGCCGGAGCTGTTTTACACGGTACAGGTGATCTACCGACGCAACCTGGAAGTGGTGCCGCTGCTGATGGTGGCCACGGTCTGGTACCTGGTGATCCTGACCGTGCTGTCGCTGCTGCAGCGGCGCGTGGAGCAGCGCTTTGCGCGCGGCCAACTGCAGCGCGAGCGTTCGGTATCGCGTGTCTCGTCACCGACGCGCGCCACAGGTGAGGCTGCACCGCGCGTGGTCAATCGCCCGCGCATCGCCGCGCAGGTTGAAGCGGGCGAGGGGGCATCGGTGTCGCTGCATGGCGTAGGCAAGGTGTTCGGCGACCAGCCGGTGCTGGAAGACGTGAACCTGGACCTGCGCGCTGGCAGCGTGACGGTGCTGATCGGCCCGTCCGGCGCTGGCAAGTCCACGTTGCTGCGGCTGATCAACCACCTGGAACGTGCCGTCAGCGGTTACGTGACCGTCGGCGGGCAGCTGATCGGCTACCGCCGCGATGGCGACACCCTGTACGAGCTGCCCGAACGCGAGATCCGCCGCCGTCGTGCGGAGGTGGGAATGGTGTTCCAGGGCTTCAACCTGTTCCCGCACCTGACCGCGCTGGAGAACATCATCGAAGCGCCAATCGCGGTGCGTGGCGTGTCACGCGCGCAGGCCGAGCAGCAGGCGCGCACGCTGCTGGAACGGGTTGGTCTGGCCGACAAGGCCGATGCCTTCCCGCGTCAGCTGTCCGGTGGCCAGCAGCAGCGCATTGCGATTGCCCGCGCACTGGCGCTGCAGCCGAAGGTGCTGCTGTTCGACGAACCGACTTCGGCACTGGATCCGGAACTGGTGGCCGAGGTGCTCAGCGTGATCGAGGAGCTGGCAAGCTCCGGCACCACGCTGGTGATTGTCACCCACGAACTGAGCTTCGCCCGCCGCGTGGCCGACCACGTGGTGATGATGGACCAGGGGCGGGTGATCGAGCAGGGCACGCCCGAAGCCCTGTTCGAGCGTCCGCGCCAGCAACGTACGGCCGATTTCCTCGCCAAAACACTGTAA
- a CDS encoding ABC transporter substrate-binding protein, whose protein sequence is MSPAAPRRPSRSTLLIVGVLVIGIAGIVYSRVRQAPDASVVAATSLAGANTALLKGTLDPKAQALIPAGYRFVTPGAFTIATHPGQLPLADYGADSKDVVGVEPDIARLIADGLGLKLVVVPVAWADWPLGLESGKYDAVLSNVTVTEERKKKFDFSSYRYDLLGIYTRSDGPIQKIEKPADVAGLKVVVGASTNQDQILRQWDQQNIAAGLKPVEYQYFDDAVVGRLAVITGRADVSFEPNATGAYSARDGKVRRVGLFPGGWPNAAAISVTTRKGSGLADAVTQALNTQISSGTYAQALARWNVAEEAVPQSQTNPPGLPAL, encoded by the coding sequence ATGAGCCCTGCCGCACCGCGTCGCCCCTCGCGCAGCACCCTGTTGATCGTGGGCGTGCTGGTCATTGGCATTGCCGGCATCGTCTACTCGCGCGTGCGCCAGGCACCGGATGCGAGCGTCGTGGCCGCGACCAGCCTTGCCGGTGCGAATACGGCGCTGCTGAAAGGAACGCTCGATCCCAAGGCGCAGGCATTGATCCCGGCCGGCTACCGCTTCGTCACGCCCGGTGCGTTCACCATCGCCACCCATCCCGGTCAGCTGCCCTTGGCCGACTACGGCGCCGACAGCAAGGACGTGGTCGGCGTGGAGCCGGATATCGCTCGCCTGATTGCCGATGGACTGGGGTTGAAACTGGTGGTGGTGCCGGTGGCTTGGGCCGACTGGCCGCTGGGTCTGGAATCGGGCAAGTACGATGCGGTGCTGTCCAATGTGACCGTCACTGAAGAGCGCAAGAAGAAGTTCGACTTCTCCAGCTACCGCTACGATCTGCTCGGCATCTATACGCGCAGTGATGGCCCGATCCAGAAGATCGAAAAGCCGGCCGACGTGGCCGGGCTGAAGGTGGTGGTCGGTGCCAGCACCAACCAGGACCAGATCCTGCGCCAGTGGGACCAGCAGAACATCGCCGCTGGATTGAAGCCGGTGGAATACCAGTACTTCGATGACGCCGTGGTCGGGCGGCTGGCGGTGATCACCGGGCGCGCCGATGTGTCGTTCGAACCCAATGCCACCGGCGCTTACTCGGCACGCGACGGCAAGGTGCGGCGTGTGGGCCTGTTCCCCGGTGGCTGGCCGAACGCCGCGGCGATTTCGGTCACCACACGCAAGGGCAGCGGCTTGGCCGATGCGGTGACCCAGGCGTTGAACACCCAGATCAGCAGCGGCACTTATGCCCAGGCGCTGGCGCGCTGGAACGTGGCCGAGGAGGCCGTGCCGCAGTCGCAGACCAATCCGCCGGGCCTGCCGGCGTTGTAG